Below is a window of Microbacterium croceum DNA.
TACGCGGTCGAGGTCGACTTCGCGGAAGACCTGGAGCGCGCGAACCTCTTCGTCTGACCCACGTGCTTTCAGGGAGCCGCACCCTTTCGGGGTGCGGCTCCCTGCGTTTCCGCGGTCTGACTTCATAGGATCAGGACATGGGCCCCAAGGTGCACAAGATCCACTCCCTCCCGGATGACGCTCCGTGGGACAAGGGGGTGCCACCTGCGGGTTCTCCCGAGCATCCGTTGATGGTGCGCGGCCTCGACCGCGTGTTGTCGGTCCAACGTCCGCTCGTGCTCGCGCACATCCGCAGCATCCGGCTGCGCAATCCGCGGGCGACCCCGGCGGAGATCGTGCGCATCCTGGAACGTCGCTACCTTGCCGCTGTGACCACCGGAGGCGCGGCTGTCGGCGCGACGGCCGTCGTCCCCGGCATCGGCACGGGCATCACGCTGGCGCTCTCCGGCGTCGAGACCGTGGGCTTCGTCGAGTCCACCGCCCTCTTCGCACAGTCCGTCGCCGAGGTGCACGGCATCGCGATCGCGAACCCCGACCGCGCGCGCGCACTCGTGATGACACTGATGCTCGGCAAGGAAGGTGTCGACCTCGTCGGCCAGCTCGCCGGTCAGGTCGCCGGACGCGGTGGCAGCCGCTCCAGCTACTGGGGCGAGCTGGTCACCAAGTCTCTCCCCCGTGCGGCAGTCGGCCCGCTCGTCGACCAGCTCAAGAGCATGTTCGTCAAGCAGTTCGCCGCTCGTGGCGGAGCGTCGTTCCTCGGCAAGGCGCTTCCGTTCGGAGTGGGTGCGGCGATCGGTGGCGCCGGCAACCACATCCTCGGTCGCCGAGTGCTCACCACCTCGCATCGCGCATTCGGCGCAGCCCCCATCGATCTGCCGCTCGAGCTGGAGCCGGTGCCAGGCGCCGAGAAGGTCGAGCTGCGGATGCTCCGCGGCGCACGCTACGCCGGCAATGCGGTGGCCGGGGCTGCGGGCACCGCGGCGCGAGGGATCGGATGGGCCGGGCACAAGGTGGGCGAGCTGACCGCACGCCGCCGCCGCGGCGCCGGCGCCGAGCTCACCCACGATCTGCGCGGTGATCACGAGCTCCCCTCCGGTATCGGCGCAGACACCGCGATCGACGCTTCCCGCTGACCCGCCTCGTGCGGGTCGCCAAAGGATCGGGCGACCCGTTGTGCCGAGCATCCAACAGACGACGCCGAAGCGACGCTAGGGTGGAATCCGTGACGGACAAGCCCGACCTCTTTACCACCGCCGGCAAGATCGCGGATCTGCGCGCTCGCTACACCGAGGCCGTCGTCGACGCCGAGGAGAAGGCGAAGGAGAAGCAGCACGCCAAGGGCAAGATGACCGCCCGCGAGCGCATCGAACTCCTCGTCGACCCCGGCAGCTTCGTCGAGTTCGACGAGTACGTGCGCCACCGCACCACCGCGTTCGGCATGGATCGCTCGCGCCCCTACGGCGACTCGGTCGTCACGGGGGTCGGCACGATCCACGGACGCACGGTCGCGGTCTACTCGCAGGACTTCTCGACCTTCGGCGGCTCGCTCGGCGAGGTCGCCGGCGAGAAGATCATCAAGATCATGGAGTTCGCCCTCGACGGCGGCATGCCCTGCATCGGCATCCTCGACTCGGGCGGCGCGCGCATCCAGGAAGGCGTCGTCGCGCTCGGCAAGTACGGCGAGATCTTCCGACTGAACACCCGCGCATCCGGCGTGATTCCGCAGATCTCGATCATCATGGGCCCGGCGGCCGGAGGAGCGGTGTACTCCCCCGCCCTCACGGACTTCGTCATCATGGTCGACAAGACGAGCCAGATGTTCGTGACCGGCCCCGACGTCATCAAGACCGTCACGGGTGAAGACGTCGGCATGGAGGAGCTCGGCGGCGCCTACACGCACAACACGCGCTCCGGCGTCGCGCATTATCTGGCCGAGGACGAGGACGACGCGATCGACTATGCGCGCACCCTCCTCGGATTCCTCCCGGATAACAACATGGCGGAGCTGCCCTCCTACGAGAGCGCGTTCGAATTCGAGACCACGGATGCCGACCGCACCCTCAACACGATCGTCCCCGACTCCGCGAACCAGCCCTACGACATCCACACCGTCATCGAGCATGTCGTGGACGACGGCGACTTCCTCGAGGTGCAGCCGCTGTTCGCTCCGAACATCGTGATCGGCTTCGGTCGCGTCGAGGGGCGCTCCGTGGGCATCATCGCCAACCAGCCGTCACAGATGGCGGGAACTCTGAACATCGAGGCCGGCGAGAAGGCCAGCCGCTTCGTGCGATTCTGCGACGCCTTCTCGATCCCGATCGTCACGCTCGTCGACGTCCCCGGATATCTGCCGGGCACCGACCAGGAGTGGACGGGCGTCATCCGTCGCGGCGCGAAGCTGCTGTACGCCTACGCCGAGGCCACCGTGCCCCTCGTGACCGTCATCCTGCGCAAGGCCTACGGCGGCGCCTACATCGTGATGGGTTCCAAGCAGCTCGGAGCCGACGTCAACCTCGCCTGGCCCACCGCCGAGATCGCGGTGATGGGCGGCCAGGGGGCGGTCAACATCCTCTACCGCGGTGAGATCAAGAAGGCGGAGGAGGCCGGCGAGGACGTCGCCGCCGTCCGTACTCGCCTGGCGAACGAGTACACCTACAACGTGGCCTCTCCGTTCCTCGCCGCCGAACGCGGAGAGCTGGACGGGATCATCGAGCCGGCC
It encodes the following:
- a CDS encoding acyl-CoA carboxylase subunit beta, whose product is MTDKPDLFTTAGKIADLRARYTEAVVDAEEKAKEKQHAKGKMTARERIELLVDPGSFVEFDEYVRHRTTAFGMDRSRPYGDSVVTGVGTIHGRTVAVYSQDFSTFGGSLGEVAGEKIIKIMEFALDGGMPCIGILDSGGARIQEGVVALGKYGEIFRLNTRASGVIPQISIIMGPAAGGAVYSPALTDFVIMVDKTSQMFVTGPDVIKTVTGEDVGMEELGGAYTHNTRSGVAHYLAEDEDDAIDYARTLLGFLPDNNMAELPSYESAFEFETTDADRTLNTIVPDSANQPYDIHTVIEHVVDDGDFLEVQPLFAPNIVIGFGRVEGRSVGIIANQPSQMAGTLNIEAGEKASRFVRFCDAFSIPIVTLVDVPGYLPGTDQEWTGVIRRGAKLLYAYAEATVPLVTVILRKAYGGAYIVMGSKQLGADVNLAWPTAEIAVMGGQGAVNILYRGEIKKAEEAGEDVAAVRTRLANEYTYNVASPFLAAERGELDGIIEPANTRVSIAKALRALRGKRSSLPPKKHGNIPL